The proteins below are encoded in one region of Clostridium pasteurianum DSM 525 = ATCC 6013:
- a CDS encoding SMI1/KNR4 family protein — protein sequence MMINELSTYIPDIEELLDPAADNAKIDKLESISGKKIPEDFRKLYLSHNGEGKKIFGLMAGFRWMDIDSVIREWSSLQESAYDITSDKVGLIEEGNFKKGWIPFAEDCGGSFLVMDLEPGVKGNYGQIITIDRNLDISYVISESLSMFFEFIENSLKEGKLNTFQDESIKVIQWKNGHLFDDIMTLTGKTAEKSTVPISGFWAEYFKNDIVDQSISTEILSQKTMIFMDNDIAKKFGEISLDILKNMINLKELIIHADEVRSFEPLKDISSLKKLVIGSKSFKDSDLEYITNIEELKELTLVKLKLSDIHILKQIKTLKTLRLRKIDVSNINSIGYLKQLKELSLEDMKTGDLSYISELNKLTKLELKKINIPNLRFLKNLKKLTAFETDRKAVDEYNIGNFKEMEKLKELIYPIRDMKIIKNCINLRTIGVDASKLENLEYIRGLNITSITIFNATSEENAQAVVSEFKKYCKLQSYGWQQTWKSKNTYNIL from the coding sequence ATGATGATTAATGAACTAAGTACATATATACCAGATATTGAAGAATTACTAGATCCAGCTGCTGATAATGCAAAAATAGATAAATTAGAAAGTATTAGCGGTAAAAAGATTCCAGAGGATTTTAGAAAGCTTTACTTGTCACATAATGGGGAAGGTAAAAAAATTTTTGGATTAATGGCAGGTTTTAGATGGATGGACATAGATTCAGTTATTAGGGAATGGAGTTCACTACAAGAATCAGCCTATGATATTACATCAGATAAAGTTGGCTTAATTGAGGAAGGTAATTTTAAAAAGGGTTGGATACCTTTTGCAGAAGATTGTGGAGGATCTTTTTTAGTAATGGATTTAGAACCAGGGGTCAAAGGCAACTACGGGCAAATCATCACTATAGACCGAAATTTAGATATTTCTTATGTGATTTCTGAAAGTTTGTCAATGTTTTTTGAATTTATTGAGAATAGTTTGAAAGAGGGAAAATTGAATACTTTCCAAGATGAAAGTATAAAAGTAATACAATGGAAAAATGGACATCTATTTGATGATATAATGACTTTGACAGGAAAAACAGCAGAAAAAAGTACTGTACCTATTAGTGGCTTTTGGGCTGAATATTTTAAAAATGACATTGTAGATCAAAGCATTTCTACTGAAATATTGTCCCAAAAGACGATGATATTTATGGACAATGATATAGCTAAAAAATTTGGAGAAATATCACTAGATATTCTAAAGAATATGATTAATTTAAAGGAATTGATTATACATGCTGATGAGGTAAGAAGTTTTGAGCCTCTTAAAGATATATCCTCTTTGAAAAAGCTTGTAATTGGAAGTAAGTCCTTTAAAGATTCTGATTTAGAGTATATAACTAATATTGAGGAGTTAAAGGAATTAACCTTAGTAAAACTTAAATTAAGTGATATACATATATTGAAGCAGATAAAAACTTTAAAAACTCTAAGGTTACGTAAAATAGATGTATCTAATATAAATTCTATAGGATATTTGAAACAGCTAAAAGAATTAAGTTTAGAAGATATGAAAACTGGTGACTTATCTTACATTTCAGAGCTTAATAAATTAACGAAATTAGAACTGAAAAAAATAAATATTCCTAATTTGAGATTTCTAAAAAATTTAAAAAAGTTAACTGCTTTTGAAACTGATAGAAAAGCGGTGGATGAATATAATATAGGGAATTTTAAAGAAATGGAGAAATTAAAGGAACTAATTTATCCAATTAGAGATATGAAAATTATAAAAAATTGCATAAATCTAAGAACAATCGGGGTAGATGCATCAAAACTTGAAAATTTAGAATACATTAGGGGATTAAATATAACTAGTATAACTATATTTAATGCAACATCAGAAGAAAATGCACAAGCTGTAGTGTCTGAATTTAAAAAGTATTGTAAACTTCAATCCTATGGTTGGCAACAGACATGGAAATCTAAGAATACTTATAATATTCTATAA
- a CDS encoding PTS mannitol-specific transporter subunit IIBC, protein MAELAKESSSIKGSVQKFGAFLSGMVLPNIGAFIAWGLITALFIPTGWFPNEALAKLVDPMVKYMLPLLIGYQGGKLVYDTRGGVVGAIATAGIIIGASIPMFLGAMIMGPLGGFVIKKFDKLVEGKVPTGFEMLVNNFSAGILGGLLSLAAFQFIEPLVAGVSIGLGMGAKIITQHGLLPLIAIIVEPAKILFLNNAINHGVFSPLGIQEVSAAGKSIFFLLEPEPGPGLGVLLAYCLYSKGAAKQSAPGAAIIHFLGGIHEIYFPYVLMKPALLLAVIAGGMSADLIFVLLHAGLVATPSPGSIFALLALSPKGGQLSVVAGVAVGAVVSFLVSSVILKRSKQKEEGSDFDEAQAKMKEMKLSSKGQSTIPSTNDGNVAAISADIRLIVFACDAGMGSSAMGESILRKALKDAGITDIDVKHSSVDSIPAGADVVFTQENLLERAKKSAESSRIITIKNFLDRSKYDEFINELKLSDKGENPSQLTSENIAAAVSTEVKLIVFACDAGMGSSAMGESILRKALKDAGITNIDVKHSSVDSIPAGADVVFTQENLLERAKKSAESSRIITIKNFLDRSKYDEFINELKQVLNSGGDSFTPSEF, encoded by the coding sequence ATGGCAGAATTGGCAAAAGAAAGTTCATCAATAAAGGGAAGTGTTCAAAAATTTGGTGCATTTCTAAGTGGTATGGTTTTACCAAATATAGGAGCATTTATTGCCTGGGGATTAATTACGGCTTTATTCATACCAACGGGATGGTTTCCAAATGAAGCTTTAGCAAAACTTGTAGATCCTATGGTGAAATATATGTTACCGCTACTAATTGGATATCAAGGTGGAAAGCTTGTATATGATACTAGAGGCGGTGTAGTGGGCGCAATAGCTACAGCGGGAATTATAATTGGAGCTAGTATACCAATGTTTTTAGGAGCTATGATTATGGGACCTCTTGGAGGTTTTGTAATAAAGAAATTTGATAAACTTGTAGAAGGAAAAGTACCAACAGGATTTGAGATGTTAGTTAATAATTTCTCAGCAGGCATTTTAGGTGGACTTCTATCACTAGCAGCTTTTCAGTTTATAGAGCCATTGGTGGCAGGAGTATCCATAGGACTTGGCATGGGAGCAAAAATAATTACCCAGCATGGATTACTTCCACTAATAGCCATTATAGTGGAACCAGCTAAAATATTATTTTTAAACAATGCAATTAACCATGGAGTTTTCTCACCTCTAGGAATACAAGAGGTAAGTGCGGCAGGAAAGTCAATATTTTTCCTTCTTGAACCTGAACCAGGTCCAGGACTTGGTGTACTATTAGCTTATTGTCTATATAGTAAGGGGGCTGCTAAACAATCTGCACCGGGAGCAGCAATAATTCACTTTTTAGGTGGGATACATGAAATATATTTCCCATATGTACTAATGAAGCCAGCTCTACTGTTAGCTGTAATAGCAGGAGGTATGTCAGCTGATTTAATATTTGTATTATTACATGCAGGATTAGTTGCAACACCATCGCCAGGAAGTATATTTGCATTACTGGCTTTATCACCAAAAGGAGGTCAGCTTTCAGTTGTGGCAGGGGTTGCGGTAGGTGCAGTGGTTTCTTTCCTAGTATCTTCTGTAATACTTAAAAGAAGTAAACAAAAGGAAGAAGGCAGTGATTTTGATGAAGCTCAAGCTAAGATGAAGGAAATGAAACTTTCAAGTAAAGGTCAGAGTACTATACCTTCAACTAATGATGGCAACGTAGCAGCAATTAGTGCAGATATAAGATTAATTGTATTTGCCTGTGATGCTGGAATGGGTTCTTCAGCTATGGGAGAATCTATACTAAGAAAAGCTTTAAAGGATGCTGGTATTACTGATATAGATGTTAAACATTCATCTGTAGACAGTATACCTGCAGGAGCTGACGTAGTTTTTACACAGGAAAATCTATTGGAGAGAGCAAAAAAATCTGCTGAATCTTCCAGAATAATTACTATTAAAAATTTTTTAGACCGCTCAAAATATGATGAATTTATTAATGAGCTAAAACTTTCAGATAAAGGTGAAAATCCTTCACAGCTAACTAGTGAAAATATTGCAGCAGCTGTTAGTACAGAGGTAAAATTAATTGTATTTGCCTGTGATGCTGGAATGGGTTCTTCAGCCATGGGAGAATCTATACTGAGAAAAGCTTTAAAGGATGCTGGTATTACTAATATAGATGTTAAACATTCATCTGTAGACAGTATACCTGCAGGAGCTGACGTGGTTTTTACACAGGAAAATCTATTGGAGAGAGCAAAAAAATCTGCTGAATCTTCCAGAATAATTACAATCAAAAATTTCTTGGATCGTTCCAAATACGATGAATTTATTAATGAATTGAAGCAAGTTCTTAATTCAGGTGGGGATTCTTTTACACCATCTGAATTTTAG
- the gatB gene encoding Asp-tRNA(Asn)/Glu-tRNA(Gln) amidotransferase subunit GatB has product MEYEVVIGLEVHTELSTETKIYCGCTTEFGGQPNTHVCPVCMGLPGSLPHLNKEVVEYAIKAGLALNCSITKYGRMDRKSIFYPDCPKNYQITQDELPICRDGFIEIELEDGSTKKIEIERIHIEEDAAKLLHTTVGTLVDFNRSGVPLTEIVSKPDLRSPKEAVQYLERLKSILTCIGVSDCKMEEGSLRCDANVSVMKKGSDIFGVRTEIKNMNSFKALEKAISYEVDRHIKTIEAGEPLTQETRRWDDTNNITVVMRSKEYANDYRYFPEGDLVTLNIDDEWIEEIRKTIPELPYEKEQRFIQQFKIPKYDAGVLTLTMSMADFFEKVAEISGDAKSTSNWLMGDISKIMKENDIWIEDLKFTPEQLAELITLINAGTISNAIAKKVIVDMFNTGKSPKTIVEEKGLIQNSDTDAILEVVKKVLDSNAKSIEDYKKGKNKVLGFLVGIVMKETKGKANPQIVNKLMNEEIKKY; this is encoded by the coding sequence ATGGAATACGAAGTTGTTATAGGTTTAGAGGTTCATACAGAACTTTCAACAGAAACTAAAATATATTGTGGATGTACAACAGAATTTGGAGGACAACCAAATACTCACGTTTGCCCTGTGTGTATGGGACTTCCAGGTTCACTGCCACATTTAAATAAAGAGGTTGTGGAATATGCTATAAAGGCAGGCCTTGCTTTAAACTGTTCTATTACTAAGTATGGAAGAATGGATAGAAAAAGTATTTTTTACCCAGACTGTCCTAAAAATTATCAGATAACACAGGATGAACTTCCTATTTGTAGAGATGGATTTATAGAAATAGAATTAGAAGATGGAAGTACAAAGAAAATAGAAATAGAAAGAATACATATTGAAGAAGATGCTGCTAAACTACTGCATACTACAGTCGGAACTTTAGTAGATTTTAATAGATCAGGTGTTCCTCTTACAGAAATAGTTTCAAAACCAGACCTTAGAAGTCCAAAGGAAGCAGTTCAATACCTTGAAAGATTAAAGAGTATTCTGACCTGTATAGGTGTTTCTGACTGTAAAATGGAAGAAGGATCTTTAAGATGTGATGCTAACGTTTCTGTTATGAAAAAGGGTTCTGATATTTTTGGTGTAAGAACAGAAATTAAAAATATGAATTCTTTTAAAGCATTAGAAAAAGCCATAAGCTACGAAGTAGATAGACATATAAAAACTATTGAAGCAGGAGAACCATTAACTCAGGAAACAAGAAGATGGGATGATACAAATAATATTACCGTAGTAATGAGAAGTAAAGAATATGCTAATGATTATAGATATTTCCCAGAAGGAGATCTTGTAACTCTAAATATAGATGATGAATGGATTGAAGAAATAAGAAAAACTATACCAGAACTTCCATATGAAAAGGAACAAAGATTTATACAACAATTCAAAATTCCTAAGTATGATGCAGGAGTATTAACTCTTACAATGTCAATGGCAGATTTCTTTGAAAAAGTAGCAGAAATTAGCGGCGATGCTAAGTCTACATCAAATTGGCTAATGGGAGATATTTCAAAAATAATGAAAGAAAATGATATTTGGATTGAAGATTTAAAATTTACCCCTGAACAATTGGCAGAGCTTATAACTCTTATTAATGCTGGTACAATTTCAAATGCTATTGCTAAAAAAGTCATAGTAGATATGTTTAACACAGGTAAGTCACCTAAAACAATTGTAGAGGAAAAAGGGTTAATACAAAATAGTGATACAGATGCTATATTAGAGGTGGTTAAGAAAGTATTAGATAGTAATGCTAAATCTATTGAAGATTATAAAAAGGGTAAAAATAAAGTACTTGGTTTCCTTGTAGGTATAGTAATGAAAGAGACAAAAGGAAAAGCTAATCCTCAAATTGTAAATAAACTAATGAATGAAGAAATAAAAAAATATTGA
- a CDS encoding WD40/YVTN/BNR-like repeat-containing protein produces the protein MLFFLVWVIILIIRIVKKPSASAQYSVDSYKVYSRCKIIWICTVTIILLLITCYYGFKIYHNTINYNGKLSWFLRDLKSKRTVKFKDDNIYKNGIEGIFKDINKKVDIPKNLYVATSFSLKFDSYGKITSFDTYIYGKNTRGKLESYLITYDSNKSENITIYLNGYVNADYSNNKLLEPLIKTMKVIPLKKIVTNWPENQFGILYYGKRSFGYNTNGVIYIDSKGNINSAVNTYSEVVGYTVSVYVPGKESRYTPVRYNLTDGLGNIKTSDTLRENKKISDESNNDQDKFYLSKLVGYRLKITAAAAGSRSYSLEGTTDAGGTWNTINKDPFSGMTGVSAGITFLNNKLGFICLSHNGGRNGELYCTEDGGVSYTKVNFPEVKITLSSGKTYNPFDLPRMPYEEDGILNVLVGQGSDGDYNGGSKGLYQSKDNGITWKYVKESEKK, from the coding sequence ATGTTGTTTTTTCTAGTATGGGTTATAATTCTAATAATTAGGATTGTTAAAAAACCATCAGCTTCAGCACAATATAGTGTAGATTCATATAAGGTATATTCACGTTGTAAAATTATATGGATTTGTACAGTTACAATAATTTTACTTTTAATAACATGTTATTATGGATTTAAAATATATCATAATACAATAAATTATAATGGAAAGCTATCATGGTTTCTAAGAGATTTAAAAAGTAAAAGAACTGTAAAGTTTAAAGATGATAATATATACAAAAATGGTATAGAAGGGATTTTTAAAGATATTAATAAAAAAGTGGATATACCTAAAAATCTATATGTTGCAACTAGCTTTAGTCTTAAGTTTGATTCTTATGGTAAAATTACATCCTTTGATACATATATCTATGGAAAAAATACTAGAGGTAAGTTAGAAAGCTATTTAATTACTTATGACAGCAATAAGTCAGAGAATATAACTATATATTTAAATGGTTATGTGAATGCAGATTATAGTAATAATAAACTTTTAGAACCGTTAATTAAAACAATGAAGGTAATACCCCTTAAGAAAATAGTGACAAACTGGCCTGAAAATCAGTTTGGTATACTTTATTATGGTAAACGAAGCTTTGGATATAATACAAATGGTGTTATTTATATTGATTCAAAGGGAAATATAAATTCAGCTGTTAATACGTATTCTGAAGTAGTAGGATATACTGTGTCTGTATATGTACCAGGTAAAGAGAGTAGATACACTCCTGTTAGATATAACTTAACAGATGGTTTAGGCAATATTAAAACATCGGATACTCTAAGAGAAAATAAAAAGATTTCTGATGAATCAAATAACGACCAAGATAAATTTTACTTATCAAAGTTAGTTGGATATCGTTTAAAAATAACGGCAGCTGCGGCGGGAAGCAGATCTTATTCTTTAGAGGGGACTACTGATGCTGGAGGCACATGGAATACTATAAATAAAGATCCATTTTCAGGAATGACTGGAGTTTCGGCAGGAATAACTTTCCTTAATAATAAACTTGGATTTATTTGCTTATCCCATAACGGCGGCAGGAATGGAGAGTTATATTGTACAGAAGATGGAGGAGTATCCTATACAAAGGTGAATTTCCCAGAGGTAAAAATAACATTAAGTAGCGGCAAAACATATAATCCCTTTGATTTACCTAGAATGCCTTATGAGGAAGATGGAATTCTAAATGTCTTAGTGGGACAAGGATCTGATGGAGATTATAATGGAGGTTCCAAAGGTTTGTACCAATCAAAGGATAATGGAATAACCTGGAAGTATGTAAAAGAATCAGAAAAAAAGTAA
- the gatA gene encoding Asp-tRNA(Asn)/Glu-tRNA(Gln) amidotransferase subunit GatA yields MKLHKLKAHELKSMIKNKEIKVEEVSKEFLNRIHKTDEKIGAYLYKAEEEAINCAKTLDEKIAKGEILEGLGGVPVAIKDNISVKGMQNTCASKILQGYTSPYDATVIKKIRGNNGIILGKLNMDEFAMGSSNENSAFKKVVNPWNKDYVPGGSSGASAAAVAAFETPLSLGTETGGSVRQPASFCSVVGLKPTYGRISRYGVVAFGSTLDQVGTIGRDVEDCALLTQNIAGIDNKDFTTVNIPVQDYTKSLTKDLKGRKIGIPVEYFGEGLDDGVRKTIDEAIKVLRDSGAEVKECSLPLSEYALATYYIISSAEASSNLARFDGIKFGHRSKEAKDAIDIYFKSRSEGFGREVKRRIMLGTYVLSAGYYDAYYKKALKARNLIKQDFDRVLKEFDAVVCPTSPTTAFKFGEKTKDVLSMYLSDIYTVPVNIAGNPAISVPCGFVNNLPVGLQFIGNYFREDTLFNLAYSYEASTEWHKQSSLF; encoded by the coding sequence ATGAAATTGCATAAGCTTAAAGCTCATGAGCTAAAAAGCATGATAAAAAACAAAGAAATTAAAGTAGAGGAAGTCTCAAAGGAATTTTTAAATAGAATACATAAAACTGACGAAAAAATAGGTGCATATCTATACAAAGCAGAAGAGGAAGCTATAAATTGTGCAAAAACTCTAGATGAAAAAATAGCAAAAGGAGAAATATTAGAAGGTTTAGGTGGAGTTCCTGTTGCTATTAAAGATAATATAAGTGTAAAAGGAATGCAAAACACTTGTGCTTCAAAAATTTTACAAGGTTACACATCACCTTATGATGCTACTGTAATTAAAAAAATTAGAGGGAACAACGGAATCATACTTGGTAAACTGAACATGGATGAGTTTGCTATGGGTTCATCTAATGAAAACAGTGCCTTTAAGAAAGTTGTAAATCCATGGAATAAAGACTATGTTCCTGGTGGTTCCTCTGGTGCCTCAGCAGCTGCTGTTGCTGCTTTTGAAACTCCCCTTTCTCTTGGAACAGAAACAGGAGGGTCTGTTAGACAGCCAGCTTCTTTTTGCTCTGTTGTAGGACTTAAACCTACTTATGGAAGAATATCAAGATATGGGGTTGTGGCATTTGGGTCAACGCTAGATCAAGTTGGAACAATAGGAAGAGATGTAGAAGATTGTGCACTTTTAACTCAAAATATTGCAGGTATAGACAATAAAGATTTCACAACAGTAAATATCCCGGTTCAAGATTATACAAAGAGTCTTACAAAGGATTTAAAGGGTAGAAAGATTGGTATACCAGTAGAATATTTTGGTGAAGGCTTAGATGACGGGGTAAGAAAAACAATTGATGAAGCAATTAAAGTATTACGAGATAGTGGTGCTGAAGTTAAAGAATGTTCACTTCCTCTATCTGAATATGCTCTTGCTACATACTATATAATATCCTCTGCAGAGGCATCTTCAAACCTTGCTAGATTTGATGGTATAAAATTTGGTCACAGATCTAAAGAAGCTAAAGATGCAATAGATATATACTTTAAATCTAGAAGTGAAGGTTTTGGAAGAGAAGTAAAAAGAAGAATAATGCTTGGAACTTATGTGCTTTCAGCCGGTTATTATGATGCTTACTATAAAAAGGCTCTAAAGGCTAGAAATTTAATTAAACAAGATTTTGATAGAGTACTGAAAGAGTTTGATGCTGTGGTTTGTCCTACATCACCAACTACTGCTTTTAAATTTGGAGAAAAAACTAAAGATGTTCTTTCTATGTACTTATCAGATATTTATACTGTACCTGTAAATATTGCAGGTAACCCAGCAATATCTGTACCCTGTGGCTTTGTAAATAATCTTCCTGTTGGACTTCAGTTTATAGGAAACTATTTTAGAGAAGATACATTATTTAATTTAGCATACAGCTATGAAGCTTCAACAGAATGGCATAAACAGAGTTCTTTGTTTTAG
- a CDS encoding TetR/AcrR family transcriptional regulator, whose amino-acid sequence MRKTIKKHSSINYKREDTMAKSETREPRQTRAIEKKKKIVQVAFKLFCEKGFHHTNTNEIAKEAGVSTGIVYHYFKDKKAIFLAVMDQVIPKFDDDMIKQLHLSKDRKELEAFLSDIIDKDVQLHEISRVAHEEFHAMRHSDPDVAEYMNNFNNQFLSSIAGALPSLGFSISHPQEKVDMIYHMIDQYSDSIVLNKREKINYDVMKKLLIETIFNLLDLDVFD is encoded by the coding sequence ATGAGAAAAACAATAAAAAAACATTCATCTATAAATTATAAAAGGGAGGATACTATGGCTAAATCAGAAACTAGAGAACCACGTCAGACACGTGCCATAGAAAAGAAAAAGAAAATTGTGCAGGTAGCTTTTAAGCTATTTTGTGAAAAGGGATTCCATCATACCAATACCAATGAAATCGCAAAAGAAGCTGGTGTTTCCACTGGAATAGTCTATCATTATTTTAAAGATAAGAAAGCAATCTTTTTAGCAGTTATGGATCAGGTCATTCCAAAGTTTGACGATGATATGATAAAACAATTACATTTATCCAAAGATAGAAAAGAATTAGAAGCTTTTTTGTCTGACATTATTGACAAGGATGTTCAGCTTCACGAAATATCTAGGGTGGCGCATGAAGAATTTCATGCTATGCGCCATTCTGATCCGGATGTGGCAGAATATATGAATAATTTTAATAATCAGTTTTTATCTTCAATTGCTGGAGCCTTACCATCACTTGGTTTTTCCATTTCTCATCCGCAGGAAAAAGTAGATATGATATATCACATGATAGACCAGTACTCTGATTCAATAGTGTTAAATAAACGTGAGAAAATAAATTATGATGTTATGAAAAAGCTTCTTATAGAAACTATATTTAATTTATTAGATTTAGATGTTTTTGATTAA
- a CDS encoding AEC family transporter, with protein MYIVLKNVVILFVLIFLGYFLGKKEIIHNHCAPDLSNFLVKVTLPATVFCSMIRPFEKNLLSDSIWIFVIVIIFHLLCMSIGFAVIKVCRIPLLQRGVWIFVCMFSNNGFMGFPLAESIYGNSGLFLMAIANVVSNFLIFYLGVKLLTGAQSVGKLSGRQLFYNIIEIHKQQPRQFL; from the coding sequence GTGTATATTGTTCTTAAAAATGTAGTTATTTTATTTGTACTGATTTTTCTTGGGTACTTCCTGGGGAAAAAAGAAATTATACATAATCATTGTGCGCCAGACTTATCTAATTTTTTAGTAAAAGTAACTTTACCTGCTACGGTATTTTGTTCTATGATACGACCTTTCGAAAAAAATCTGCTCTCTGATAGTATATGGATATTTGTCATTGTGATTATATTCCACCTGCTATGTATGTCAATTGGTTTTGCAGTGATAAAAGTATGCAGAATTCCATTATTACAAAGAGGAGTCTGGATTTTTGTATGCATGTTTTCAAATAATGGATTTATGGGTTTCCCGCTTGCTGAGTCCATTTATGGAAATAGCGGCTTGTTTTTGATGGCCATTGCAAATGTTGTATCTAACTTTTTGATTTTTTATCTTGGCGTAAAGTTGCTTACAGGTGCACAATCAGTAGGGAAATTAAGTGGACGACAATTATTTTACAATATCATAGAGATACACAAACAGCAGCCCAGGCAATTTTTATGA
- the gatC gene encoding Asp-tRNA(Asn)/Glu-tRNA(Gln) amidotransferase subunit GatC, which yields MSVSKKDVEYVSELSRLSFSEEEKENLIGDLNSVLGYVEKLNELDTDDVEIIVNPYYIENKFREDEIEPSMELSSLLSNAPDKLEEYVVVPKIIE from the coding sequence ATGTCCGTTTCAAAAAAAGATGTTGAATATGTTTCAGAACTATCAAGATTAAGTTTTTCTGAAGAAGAAAAAGAAAACCTAATTGGAGATTTAAATAGTGTACTTGGGTATGTGGAAAAATTAAATGAATTAGACACAGATGATGTGGAAATCATAGTAAATCCATATTATATTGAAAATAAATTTAGGGAAGATGAGATAGAACCTTCTATGGAGCTTAGTTCATTGTTAAGTAACGCACCAGATAAATTAGAAGAATATGTAGTTGTTCCTAAAATAATAGAATAG